TTATCTTTATCTCCTTCTAGACCTAGTGACACTGAAGTACCTCAACCTGACCCAGCCTGTGTTAGTGACTCTCCACTACCTATATTAACAACACAACCTCACAATCATATAACCTTCAAATATCCAATGACAATACGCTCCGAGAatgatattttcaaaccacgtcaagttatTGACCTGCATGATGTCATAGAATCCTCATCTAATACCATTGAACCTATCACTTTCACTCAAACTCAAAAATCTCCACAgtagcgtaaagccatgtgtgaagaatatgataccCTCCTCTATAACTCAATATGGAACTTAGTACTATTTTAttatacacaaaatatcatcagatGTAAATGAatctttcgaattaagtggaACTCAGATGGATCTGTTGTCAGATATAAAACATGTCTAGTCTCCAAAGAGTTTCATCAACAACCTAGTGTTGATTTCACTGAAACATTCAGTCCCATTGTTAAGCCCACAATAATctgacttatcctgagtttggccacCACTAAAAGCTAGCAATTACGATAATTGGATGTTTATAATGTATTTTTATAGAAGACTCTAACTGAATATGTCTTTATACAATAACCTCATAGTTTCATTCATCCTCAATATCTAAGACATGTTtacaaactacaaaaagctatctaTGGATTTCGTCagactccaagagcttggtacactgaacttggctcattttttactTCAATTGGATAGCTCGTTATTTCTACAACAATAACATAGAGACACAatatatattttggtgtatatagaTGACATTATTGTCATAGACAATAATCTTATAGAGATCTAGCATTCATCAAGCAATTGGTATATCGATTCTCCCTTagagatctaggaaccttgaacTATTTTCTGAGAGTAAAAGCAACATATATATCTTCAGGTCTTTTCCTATCataaagaaagtacattcaagatttattatcaaagacaaatatacaTGATGTAAATGCGGTTACAATtcttctctctactagtgaattacTCAAATTATTTGATAGAAGTCCTACTACCAAATTCAATCAATACCAACAAGTAGTTGGCTTTTTATAGTACTTAGCTGTCACCCATCTAGATATCTCATTTGTGGTTAATAAACTATTATAATTTATGCAGCGATCATTTACTATGCACTAATCTACAGTCAAACGAATcgtgcgatatcttaaagggatcctcgtggtctctttcttcgtaaacactcttCAATTCATCTCCGTGTCTTTGTCGATGTTGATTGGACagaaaactttgatgatagaatatttatatcatgatatattatttttcttgaagctaatccaatcagttggagttctaagaagcaaaagacaattatACGGTCTACAACTTTGAATACAGTGTCATCGCTAACCATTGCTGTAGAACTCAATTGAGTCACGAATTTGCTCAAGAAACTCAACATCAATTTTactcttatttttataatatattgtgataatgttggagtTACCTATCTATAGTCAATTCGGTGTTtcgctcccgcatgaaacatattactatcgacttccacttcatgCGAGATCAAGGTATCCGTCATCAACTATACGTTTCTCGTATACATATAATTGATCATAGAAAGATCGAACATaacttttatcatctttttatctcCAACCTTCTATAATCGACAAATAGTTGCGAGTCCACATTTCTTCCCAACTCACCGAGTCCAACCGAAACTCGGTTTACAACTGACCTGTCCACATCTGGTTCACGATCACCATCACGACCTGCTCCACTTCCCACGCGGTAATCCCAGCCGTCGATTGGAAAGTCAAACGGGTCCCCGTAACGCACGCGCCGCCCTGGCATTCTCGTAATTAGCGTGCCAGACCGACCAACGCGTCTTCCGCTACGCGGACACCATCTCCATGTCTGCGCCGGTTGAGGAGACCCTCTTTGCCACCTATCACAGCGAAGCGGCCCCCACATTGACCAATAACCACTGACGTCACGCCATTGCAGATTTCGAGGGAAATGGTGTTCCTTGTCTTGGGCAAGACAGATAGGACGGGGCTGCAGGCCGAGTGCGGTGTGTTACCCCTCTGGCTACATGATAATAGCCCATTGCTCGGTCCCGGTCGACGGTCCCGAGTCGCACGCGACCTCCATCGAACGCATAACTAAACTTATCTTGCGGATCACTTGACACGAATAATTAACAGGATAAAACAAAAGGGCAAGGAAACCGGTCCGCGTTGCAGTCCAAGACCGGAGTTGGCGACGTTGGCCACACCGAGGGAGAAGAAGGGcgggcgagcgagcgagcgagagcgagagcgagagagctCGTAGGCGGCCGCGGTGAAGGTGATCGCGAAACCCTCAAAACCCTATCTATTACGGTACTCCTTTCCGTAACCCTCGCCATTTCGCCTCCTCCGATCTTTCCTTCTTCGCCATGTTCGCCGAATCCGATCCCCTCAAGGACTCCACTCCGAATCCCCAGCCCACCCTTCCCAGCCGTAACCCTCTCGATCTTGAGGCCTCGCCGGCGAAGCCCCACCTTTTCCGGGACGCCGCCGCCGAGTCGCCACCCACGAAGCCCGGCGCATCCTCCGCCCCCCAGGAGCTCACCCTCAGCTACCTTTGCGACAACAATAAGCTCGGAGCCTCCGCCGCCCAGGAAAAGGAGGGCCGTAGCGCCGATCTTTTTGTTTCCCTTGAGAAATCCCGGTTGAAGGGCAAGGAGATCGCGCCGGATCCCTCGGAAGATGAAGATCGTCGGTGCGTCGAGCGGGACTTCCTCCAATTGACCGGTGGCAAGCTGTCCGCGAAGAGGGAGGCGCCCGAGGGGTTCGGCGAGGGCGATGGCCGCGAGAAGAAGGTCAAGATCGAGACTCTGAACCTCTCCCTTGCCCCGCCCAACCTTTCCTTGTCGCTCAACTCTGCTATCCCGGCAACGAATGGGGCCGCCGCGGCTGCCACACCAGGAGTTCCTGTTTCGGTGGTTCCTCCGAAGACGACTTACAGTAACAGCATGCGACCTGCAAATTCGGAGGATTATGCCCCCTCGCTCTCGTACTCGTGCTCCGTCCCATTCTCGCACAACCCCAGCTGCTCCCTGACGCGAAACTCCACCGAGAATTACGAGTTCTCAAGGGGGGAAAACGATAAGATTTGGTACGCTGGAGAGGGGACAAATGGGTCAGTTCATAGTAAGTTTAAGCCTGTGGGTGATGGCAATACCATCGCTTTTGTGAATCACAACAAAGAAGTCAACAACAGTCTGTACAGGGCCAATAGCTCTGACAATGTCTCGTTCTTCCCATCTGAATTGCCTGCAAGGCCTGTGAAAGGTAATGGTGTTGCGAGTTCAGATAGCGGGAGAAATGGCATGCTTACCAGGCCAGATAGGGTTTTGAGAGAAATAGTCTCCGAGTCGGTGCCTGTTATGGCACAATTGCTCCATGACTTTCCTAATGAATCGTTGGAAGCACTGAGAGAGTGTCTTAGGAATCTTATGGAAGTACCAGAGATGACGGATGAGTTTGCTAGCCTGCAGAGGAAACTAGAGAGGAGATCGGATCTTACGTTAGAGATCCTCTCGAAAGCACACAGGACACAGCTTGAAATTTTGGTTGCTATCAAAACTGGTATTGTATCCTATGTCTCAGGAAAGAGCCGGATCCCTACTAACGAGTTGGCTGAGATTTTCTTGCTCATGCGGTGCAGGAACGTGAATTGCAAGAGCGTCCTGCCTGTTGATGACTGTGAATGTAAGATATGTTCCAACAATAAGGGGTTCTGTAACAGCTGCACGTGTCCTGTGTGTTTGAAGTTTGATTGTGCTTTGAATACGTGCAGTTGGGTTGGTTGTGATGTTTGTTCTCATTGGTGCCATGCTGTTTGTGGCATTGAGAAGAATCTAATTAGACCTGGCCCAAGCTCGAAAGGACCTATAGGCATGACCGAGATGCAATTCCAGTGCCTGGGCTGTGGGCATGCTTCTGAGATGTTTGGATTTGTTAAAGAAGTATTTAATGAGTGTGCCAAGAATTGGGGTCCTGAGACATTGATGAAAGAGCTGGACTGTGTTACGAAAATCTTCCGTGCCAGTGAAGATTTTGAAGGAAAGGGGCTTCATGCAAAAGCTGAGGAGGTCCTCAACATGCTCATTAAAAAAGTAGTCGCCCCCAAGGACGCATGTGCTAGCATGCTGCAGTTCTTCAAATGTGAGTTTCTTGACAATCTTTGCTTTACTTTTAATGTTAGTGCTTTTCTTGTCTTGTGGTTTCTTCAGTTTACTGTCTTATCTTGCTGCTGCTGTTGAATACCATCTATTATACTTGATTGTGAAGTTTGTGGCTTTCATGATGTTTGAAGTTAGTCCATAATCACATAACCTTCTTTTTAGAACTTTTTAGTTCATGGGTTCTCCAAGAAGGGTTCTCATTCCAAAAGTAAATTTGGCTTAAAATTAGTTGTTTGTCTCTGTAATTTGATTTCTTTGTAACTTATTTATAGGCAATCACTGCTTGTATGTGCTTTGAACCATGCTTCCACTCCCTCGATGAGTGGGCCTTACCCAATTTATATGTTGGGTGTACCGGTACTATGTGCAATAGGGGTTCTCTTTGTGAGTGATCCAGAGTGCTTGTGGTGGGTTCTACATGTATGTGCTAGTATGTGTTGCATTTCTCTTTTCATATTTGGGTATTACCAAATCTTGCAAATAGTTCTTATGTGTGATGCGATAGATCGCTTTGTTGAGGTAGAAAAATAACTAAAATATGTTAGACATTTTTCTACCAATGTGTTGCTTAAAGATGAGCTTCTGGATATCAGTATTTTCAAGCTGCTTGTTGCTTTAAGGTATATTTTACCATTTAGTTGTTATCATCTTATTATTTCAAGCTTGCATCTATTCTTTCCTCTTTATCCTCAGTTCCTATGGTCTAACTTTTTGGATGACTGAAACTGCCGACTTGTATCTTGATCCTCCATAAGCTTTTCATTTTCTCTGTCATCTTTCACTCTTGTTCCTGTTCATGAGACACTCTCTCCTAAAGGCAGTAGTGGCTTGTTTGCTTTGATGATTTTATTTGCTGGGGACATCTAACTAAATGCACAAGTACTTATAGCCCATACTTCTGTGCCCAGGTTGCTTGtagaagttcaaaatccttcttcACCCATTTGTGGATGGGCTTTATTATCAGTAATTAATTTTCATTTCATCATGATTTAAATGCTTGATGAAGACTTTTTTTTATCTCGGAGTAAAATTGTGTTCTCAGCATATAGCTGGTTCTCAGAGTTCTCTCAAAGTTTTAGTATGTTTCAACAGAGATTGGACTAGTGCAAGAATCGAAATATGGTTATGGTGCTCAATTTAGTAATATGCATTTGCATTTTTAATCCAGTACAACATCAGGGAATTTCTGTTTTCTCTGTAGCTATACTACCATAAGTGGGATATTGATTTGGATGCTGATGGCGATGTGTATGTTAAGATAAAACAGCAGAGATCAAGTGCTGAAATGGACATAAGTAAAAGGTCAAGTAGACCAGTTTATACGCGAATACTAACCCTAGTTCACTTATGTTGTCCTGATCGTTTTTATATATCATGGACACTTATCAGAAGAGTACACAGTGTATCACTTTCTATTTTGACCAGTAGCTATATTACAAGAGATGCTTTGGTCATGTTTCATTGCTGTTGGAGTTTTTTCATTTATCACCTTGGCAACTTGTCACAGAGGTCAGAAAATTTGATCACTAAGGTAGCTGTAGTTATCCTTTTATGTGGTTAAAATAGTACATAATTGTTGGATCTTATAATTATAAGAACAGACCTCAATATTCTTGAAAGAGTGATGCACGGGCAATGAGAAAAGTGATGGTGGATATTCCTTCTTGTGAAATATGAGAATCATAATATAAGTATTGCATAGAAAGCAGGAATGATCCACAAGTTCAGCAATGCAGGTTTATCATGAGATGTCCAATTTGAGGCTGATTGCTGATACATGAAAGTTCTTCATATATGTTTGTTTTGCAAAGAGAAGGTGTAGATGTCCAGACTGATTCCTAATTGGTCAACAAAGTCCAATATATGTTATTCGTTGTATCTTTCGACCGCAAGCatgatgtgaaaaaaaaaagtaatatagtCTAGAAGAATGCTTATGAGATATTCATTGAAGGTGAGCGATGGACAGATCATAATCTCAAGAATCAGACAGTAATAGGCATATAGTTTCTAAATAATATGTTGGACATGAATCTTCTGGTGGAAGAGCCTTTATGGAATTAGTTATAATACATGAATCTTCTGTCGCCCGGTTGAGTCAGACTCTGCATTAGAAGTTCTTATTTTGTGGCAGATAGCAAGTCTTACTTTGTAAAATGTAAAAGACAAGGTCAGAACATAATAGTATTTTGTCTCTTCTATGACTAAATTTTTGCATTGCCAATTGCAACCATGAAGCAATTGTTGAAACGAATAAGACCATCATTTTTGGTCACCCTATAGATTCAGAAAGTCCCTGAACTTTCTGATCTGGCATAGCAAAAGAATAACCTGCTTTATGATCATTGGATTTGTTGCCGTTCAAAACATGTCCAATCTTTTTTTTCTGGTCAGCGCATTTCATCTGTTCTCCCATCACCAACAAGCTCAGAACTGATCTATGAGGTAGCCGTAGTTATGGTTTTTTTTATCGTGGTTACTGTAGCAATCATTATAACtcccttgaatatttttcttgtcTGACCGTGCAATATTATTCTCTGTACTTTTGTATACTTCATCAGATGATTTAACTACAGTTCTCAGTTCCTAACTAGGACTAGTGGTATAAGGAAATATAGAGGGAGACCTGAGTTCCTTTAATAAGACTGCTCTTAGATTGACTAGGGCTGGAAAATTGCATGTGACTACCCAAATAGCTGGGAAAATAAGgcatgttgttgttgtttttgatgatttaaaagtaCTTTCTAGTATTGATTTTAGTGAGAATTTAGATGCTGTTACAAGCTTTTAACTGTAGACCATCCAGATACGCGGATGGATCCATGAGTGACCTGCATGCTATACCCCTCTTTTTATAACCCTCCTGAGGGATCCCATGAAAGTTGGgaatgaagcatttaacatgcacGGTTCAAGTCTTCAAATGGTCCTCCTTTCCTAGAAGACAAATCCTAATGTTACTCCAAACATCTGTGAAGTGATTGATCATAGTAAATGGGAGAACTTCATCCTGGCATTGGTTATTCAGCTGCAAGTTCAACTCAACTAGTCAACCTCAATATCACTGCAAGGGTTGCGACTGCATACATATTCATGTGGACTATGTCTGATTTATTTGCTGAGAAGGTACGTTTTAGGTGGCCTTTTTTGCATTTTGCATTTTGAATGCAAAATTTTGGAGTCTGGACAAAAGATCAATGTCGATAGACACGACTAAAATGATCTCTTGAATAGAACTAACTTCTCTACATGAAATTTATATTCGATGGGCCAGCAAGTTGACCATCTGGATGTTGATATTCTCGTCTGTTTAACTTGGTAACTTTTAATTAAATATTCATTGCTTTCTTATGGTCATTAAatcttttatataaaatatagttaGTTATTGCTCGACTTTGTTGGTAATATCTTTTTGAGCACTTATCAGAGCATGACTCTATCAATGCCATTTAACTTGTCCAAATAGAAATCTGTGTTGTTGTCTAATATACACGAAGTGGTCATACTTTCTAGGATATTATCATTTATTGACCATTTCTTGTACTACTACTTGTATAATTCTGTCTCATCTTTGGTTACTGTTGAAGCCAATGTCGCCCTGTTGCTGAGGAGTCTGTTTTGTAATAACATTATTAAATCTATGCTGTATAGTCTAATGGCAGGGATTCTCTTTTCGTGAACATCATTACCAATTTTGTGTTAATTTTAGCAAAAGCTGCCATACCAACATAAGAATTATACATGCACTGATGCACATGGGAAAATCTGCATGGCATAGAGAGAAACATATCCACTACTTTTGCAACTAATTAAAACAATATTATGTGTCTTCCTTGGTGTTTATGTAGTCTGAAATACATTGTTGTGCTACATGTAAAAATGATCTGTGCCTCCTGGAATTGTCTGAGTGTTTGCGTTCAAGTATCTAGTGCTAGCTGTTGACTATGTTCAATTTTTCAGACGGAGTCACAGAGTTCTCCGTTACTGGAAGCTCCTCCAAAAACATACTTGCTCTAGCAACCCAGCATGTAGATACACCTCTTCCATCCGCGGCAGCCATCAATGTGGCAAAATCTACCATCAACTTCAGCCCTGCCACTGCCATGCTAGACAAACAGATGGATGCACTAAAAGCAGATGCCAAACCTTTTGCATTCGAACCCCATTTCAGTTCGTCAAAGGATGACGGATATAAAAGTTTGGAGACCATTGTGAAATGCAAAGAGGCAGAGGCGAAGCTCTTCCAGAAACTGGCAGATGATGCCAGGAGAGAAGTCGAGGGTTACCGCCAGATAGTCCGTGCCAAGTCTGAGAAGTTGGAGGAAGAGTACGCCACCAAGATTGCAAAACTGTGCCTGCAGGAGACCGAAGAGAGGCGTAGGAAGAAGCTGGAGGAACTGAAGTTTCTAGAGAACTCTCATTGTGATTATCAAAACATGAAGATGAGGATGCAAGCTGAGATTGCAAGTTTGCTGGAACGGATGGAAGCAACAAAGAAGATGTGGGTGTAGCTTGTGCTCTTGTCATCTGACGGAGATGCCTAGTTTGTATATTTTGATCTTGGATGCTTTAAGCTTACAAAACAAGATCTCATCTGCAACAAATATACGGTATATTAAGTTCTTACTTGTTTTGGTGTATGCTTAAGTAGGCTTTGGAGATCGTGGTTCAACTGCTTGATGTTTGCTCCCAGAACTTGTTTCATTGTTTGAATCTGTAATTTATGTACTTGTTCATTGTGCACTTTCATTGTGGTCATTCTGTGTTCAATTGTTCTGACAGTGAACTGAATCCAATGAACAGCTaaaaccaaatgtaacttttttgAAGAAAGAAGTCCTCAATTTGAAaaccatgtatatacatattgtgAGAGATGATGAAAACTAATGCTTAAAATAATGATCCAGAATAAAACACAGACCTAACAAGATTGACGTGATTGCGACACCTTTGTATGAGGTCCACAggaaccaaaagaaaaaaaaaatcaaaatttcactAAGTgagaacaataaaataaaaagaacagaATTGTCTATTGAATTAGTGAAGACTCAACTTCAGAGTTCATTGTGCATTCTCTTTCTCTAGTCGGTACGTACCCATTCGAACACATTtaagaattaaatattattaattttagggGATATTTTGGAACCACAGGCAGCACTGTTTCTCTTGCTATGTACCAAGTAATAAAAGAAATGAAGAAGTGTCATTTTCCTTTTAACCTTTTCCAGTGACTTACCTCCAACCATGTGGAATGGAAGGATGAGCTTGCTTACCAATAGCACAGCTGGTGCAGGAGCCAGGCACGAAGGTTGTCCTCTCACAAGGTGGCTCGGTGACCGTGGATGCTCCTGCCTGCCGATCAAAATTGCaagatgtgagagagagagagagagtgcacgTGAATCAACAGTGTCTCCACTGATGCTTAGCGAAGGTACAATGCACAGCGCAGACGGGGGGGGCTGAGGATCGAGCGTTACCGCTTTGACAGTACTGTATGCTGACAACGAGTACACATCACAGTATAACTTGTGTCTACTGCAGAGGACAAGGTGGTCTCAGAAAAACAAGTCTTGGCTTCCCCACGTCACTGTCATTAATCAAAGAAGGGAAAgcatcatttctaaatatactATTTTGTGCTCCACGTCTTGTATGCACGCTTGAACTCATATCTGTTTCATGATTCATAAGAAGCATCGGATCTTTTTCTCATACATATATATAGCACGTCCTCGACTGATATTGTTCTCTTGTTCTTTTCAAATTGACATCGATCCATGCACGGATATGCGAGCAAATATTACTATCTAGTAAAAATAACTTGGAATTTACTATCTCCGAGTCATTCATTTTTCTCCTTCTATTCTATCATTTCCAATCTGACATTATAAATATTATCCTTCTTCTATCATCACTGAAGTGAGTTAGGCCTTTGTCCAATGCGCGGTTGACAAGGCATGTGCTCTGAGTCCCACATTCTACCTTGGTGGTGTTCCCCTTCACTTTCCTATTTGTACACATCTCCATGGCCCAGTAGCCCCTGTTGAACCCAAACCACAGCACCCCCCATGGTTCCCTGATCCCCATGGATAACAACTCCACCATTCAAGGCTCTGCTCTCTTTTCCTCATCCTCTCAGTCTCCATCCCATTGCAGGCACGTCTTTATGGCAGCTGTCTCAAAAGCAGCCAACCTTTTGCGTGCAGGCCAAcaatgcttctctctctctctctctctctctctcatggagcGCACAGAGCCGTAGATAAGCACAGAGAATGACCTCCAATCCTCGTGCCTTTGCTACCTCTTTATTAAACCCGCCATGCCCGCAGCATCAGGACAAAGACATCAATGGAGAGGCTTTGGAGGTTGGTGTCACAGGTCGGGCTGGGAGTTGGAAACCATGGTGGCCACCACGAAGGTCTTGATGGTCCCTAGGAATGGTAGACTAAGAACAGGTTCTCATTGAAGTGTGTTTATATCCTAAgcttaaatttttatcataaaaaaagatcAGCCCAATGCAACACAAGCATGCGAAGCAAGTCCGAAATCAATGGGAGAGTCAAACTTACACGGAAGTGCATGCAATGTTCATCTGagccattacttcttcttccttgtgtccaTCACTTTCTCTTTGCCAGATATCTCTCGTTGTTTGTTGAAGTCCACATGAGATCAGATCAAGATGAGGCTGTGCATCATCTACAAGCACAAGAGCAAGCAGTCAGACGCAGAGTGGAGCAGCTAAGAGTAGGCTTACGCCAGGAGTTTCGAGTGTCTATATGACTTCTTGGAGAACCGATGTATATATATGTTCTCAGTGAAAAACGTTTTATGCTGAGAAGCTAATTATAATGGTTCATGGAACAAAATATACATCTGAATTGAGAAATGTGATTTGAAGCCAAGGGTGAGAACAGAAAACTAATTAAGCATCTGATGGGATAATTAGAGCATTGGACTGTAAAGAAAATGGTTGGACATAAACACTTGACAAAGTATTCATGGGTAGAGAATACTCACAGTGGGAGAGCAAATTAGTCTGATCCTTTGTAGGAAATTCTATAATTCTTTCCCCTGCATATTTTGGCGAAAAATACATGATCAAATCCACCTTGGTATCCAGTAGGTAATTCACAATGTCATATTGTACAAAAAACTGCATGTTGACCATTTGTAACTCCAACTCATACATGTATTTGATCGGAAGCTTCACATTGATCAATTAATCAAACACAACAAACTGAAATATTACCCACTTGATAAATCAATTAGTTCATTACAGAAATCCATCGAATCTAATAAAAAGTAGATTAAACCGATCACTTGTCACCCAATATGTTTTGGGTTTCAGTTTACAAAATAGATAGTCATGCTCTAAGACAAAGCAAATCATCGTTGGTACATCATAATGGATTTCCATATGATACAGAAGAAACTATCGGGCGGCCACCTTAAGTATCTTGCAACACATCCCTCGTCAAATTTGGTACTTCTTTTAACTACAATTTCTTAGCTAACAGAGACTCCATTGTATGCTTCAATAGTGATGTGAAACACACATGGAAGTGCCAACGAGAGCAAGACTTTTGATCATCCAAGTCTTCAATGAAAtaaccctatctctctctctctctgctcccaATATACTGGCAGCATCGGTCCTCAGCTCGCTCCAACTCCTACACCTTAACCTTCCTCCTGTCCCAAGGTACATGAGAGAGGGGGAGATAGAGATAGAAAGAGAGTTATTGCCTCTATAATAAGATAAACCACTGAGACAGAGAGACAGCCAGAGAAAGAGAGCAAAGCCAGCTTaaggtgaaaaggagaagagcagAGCAGAGACAACAATCTTACAGAAGagatggcttcttcttcttctcctttattcTTCTACTACCTCCTCCTGTTGGGTTCAGCACTGTTCCTCACCAATGAGGCTACTGCTCTCCCAGAAGTGCCCAACCTCACCACCCTCTCTTTTGAGGAAGGCTACACACAGCTATTTGGAGACTCCAACCTCATTCTTCATCAAGATGGCCAGACCGTCCACCTCTCCCTCGACCAGCGGACTGGTGTTTGCTGCTTGCTTTC
The window above is part of the Musa acuminata AAA Group cultivar baxijiao chromosome BXJ2-6, Cavendish_Baxijiao_AAA, whole genome shotgun sequence genome. Proteins encoded here:
- the LOC135614689 gene encoding protein TITANIA-like, encoding MFAESDPLKDSTPNPQPTLPSRNPLDLEASPAKPHLFRDAAAESPPTKPGASSAPQELTLSYLCDNNKLGASAAQEKEGRSADLFVSLEKSRLKGKEIAPDPSEDEDRRCVERDFLQLTGGKLSAKREAPEGFGEGDGREKKVKIETLNLSLAPPNLSLSLNSAIPATNGAAAAATPGVPVSVVPPKTTYSNSMRPANSEDYAPSLSYSCSVPFSHNPSCSLTRNSTENYEFSRGENDKIWYAGEGTNGSVHSKFKPVGDGNTIAFVNHNKEVNNSLYRANSSDNVSFFPSELPARPVKGNGVASSDSGRNGMLTRPDRVLREIVSESVPVMAQLLHDFPNESLEALRECLRNLMEVPEMTDEFASLQRKLERRSDLTLEILSKAHRTQLEILVAIKTGIVSYVSGKSRIPTNELAEIFLLMRCRNVNCKSVLPVDDCECKICSNNKGFCNSCTCPVCLKFDCALNTCSWVGCDVCSHWCHAVCGIEKNLIRPGPSSKGPIGMTEMQFQCLGCGHASEMFGFVKEVFNECAKNWGPETLMKELDCVTKIFRASEDFEGKGLHAKAEEVLNMLIKKVVAPKDACASMLQFFKYGVTEFSVTGSSSKNILALATQHVDTPLPSAAAINVAKSTINFSPATAMLDKQMDALKADAKPFAFEPHFSSSKDDGYKSLETIVKCKEAEAKLFQKLADDARREVEGYRQIVRAKSEKLEEEYATKIAKLCLQETEERRRKKLEELKFLENSHCDYQNMKMRMQAEIASLLERMEATKKMWV